GCTTTTTTCCAGGCACTCTCTCCCAAAAAGCCCTTAACCTACTCAGGTGAACATTCACTTAATGAAAACTGTAATACCAGAAATATTTATGCCCATGTCCCCTCTCCATACCTGTAAAATCCAACTCATCCATTTAAATACGCTCAAACTGACCCAAACCATTTTCAGGTCAGTTGTAGTTCAGCCTTTCAGAACCCATTTCTCATGTGAGCCAAAGTCCAAGAGAGCAAATTGGCCCCCCTGTTGGGAATGAAACCACTGACAGCTTAAGAGGACATTTTGCCTGTTGTGTTCTTAAAAAATGCACCTACATTCTTTTTAAGTGAAAATGGTGACTGTGAGAAGCTCAGGTGTGCAAGCATGTATGGACAGTACAGGTGGAGCAGTTAGGGAATCTGGATTGCTTAGAATGGACAGGAGGCTCAGGGATGGCCCAGGTCAGCTGAGATCCCGAGCTGAGATCTGACAGTTGAGATCCCCCGCATGTACACAGAAAATGGCTGAGAGTTAGAAGTGATAAGGCACTTCAGGCACTGTCACTGTTAGAAGTGACAGTGTAAGCCATTTGACAGTGGGGCAGACTACTTTGGAGGGTGAtggtttttgaggtttttgagcagaggctgGTTGGTCTACCTGTCAGTGATTGCTGTAGTGGCCGATTTCCTGTGTCTGCAGGAAGTTGAACCAGGTGCCTCTGAAAAACCATCGTCTATGCTGAAATAACCGTTGTTTCTCTCCAACCTTAGTCCTCTTCTACAATATTCCATATTAATTTATACAATAGTAGATTTGCAAGTCTTCTGTTTTTATTGAGTTGGTATTATTGCCCACtgatccctctcctctcctttccactCTTATGAATCCCAACAAGAAGGTAGCAAAGGAGATGATCTGTTCTGCAAGCCACAAGTAACAGTTTATGTTTTTTtctgtgttggggggtgggggagagatttaTGTAGCCCTGCTTTGATCCACCTATTTGCTGAACAGATCAAATGGTGCCCAGTCTCTGGAGTAACAAGAAGTTTTCTAAAGTATTAAGCAGCAGAATTTATGGGCTGTGATATTTATTCCATCATGGGACCTATGCTACTGATAGATTTAGGCAGTTGTTCATACAGAAGTGTGCCCTGCTCAAGAGAAATGTGAAACTAGCCAGTAAGCATTTAATGATCTCACTCCTCACagaaccaaaataaaaaaaaatccttccaatagcaccttagagaccaactaagtttgttattggtatgagcttttgtgtgcaatgcaggaatctcagccaaagcatccatgacagatggccatccaacttctgattaaaaacctgcaaggaaggagagtccaccacctcccgagggagaccattccactgtcagaacagctcttactgtcagaaagttcttcctgatgttcagtcggaatctcctttcttgtaacttgatgccgttggtttgagtcctaccctcaaagcttgctccatccaccatgtgacagcccttaagatatttgaagatggttatcatatctcctctcagtctcctcttttccaggctaaacatacccagctccttcaagcgttctGCATAAGGTTTATTTTccatacccttgatcatcttggttgccctcctcttgcACATGTTCCCCCGtgtaacatccttcttaaattgtggtgcccagaactggacacaggattccaagtgtggtctgaccaaggcagaatagagtggtactattacttcccttgatccggacattatacttctgttgatgcagcttagaatagcattagccttttttgcttctgctgcatcacactgttggctcatgttcagcttgtggtccaccaggacctctagatccttttcacatgtactgctagtaagccaggtgtcccccatcttatatttgtgcttctggttcttccagtgtggtgtagtggttaagagcggtagtctcgtaatctggggaaccgggttcacatctccattcctccacatgcagctgctgggtgaccttgggttagtcacacttctctgaagtctctcagccccactcacctcacagagtgtttgttgtgggggaggaagggaaaggagattgttagccgctttgagactccttcggatagtgataaagcgggatatcaaatccaaactcctcttcttcttcctacctaagtgcagaaccttacatttatcCCTATTGAAATAACATTTTGTAGCTTGCGCCTAGTTcttcaatctgttaaggtcatttcgaattctgattctgtcttctgtggcattagctacccctcccagtttggtgtcatctgtaaaTTTGATGAGTAGTGTTTTGGTGTATAGTTCAGGCCCTTATGGATCCCACTCCAGATGTTTGGGTGGGCTGGATTTTTCTTTCAGCTTGTTGAATGACGGGGGAGCTGGCAAGCCAAAGGAAAACACTTCCTTgcattgcattttatttcattggGTAAaattcaaactttaaaaacacaacagGGATGAAGTGTCATGAGCGCTACCTTCACCCCCAAGCAATCTGAAAATGAGAAGACATCCAGGACTTAGTAAACTCGCTATAGTGGATATTGCACAAACCATATTATTATAATTAGCCCTATTCAAGCAAATAATTACCCCTGCTCCCTAGTACTTCTAATTATAtgggttctttttttttctttgcaacgAAAAGATAGTTATGTTTTCATAGATGAAAGCATAAGGTACACTCAAATGCAAGATATGCATTGTAGAGTTTACAGATATAATGCTGtatgtaattttttattttgttttgttaattgctGCTTTGTATTTAGCTCAACCTGAGCTAAAGCCAGTGTCTTCCTTGGGGATCGGGAAACGGGTGGGAAATGTCACTCAACGACTTGGCAGTATGACTTGGGTGCTGAAGTTTCAGTTgtcaaaaacagcaaaaataaacATTGCACACTGTGCTCTaaagtgtgtgttttggggtgtaAATCTTGCTGTTCAGCTGAAGGGACAGCCACACCCCCTGCTACAAATGATTGCCATTTTCAAAAAATGATAGTTCAAAGCTACAACCTGCTTGAGAAAGCTGGGACCAAATTTTTATACCCCAAAAATTCATGAGCATTCGGTTTTGAGTTGCAACTGCTCTAAAACGTCCGAACAAAATTCATGGTTTTCCATCCTCTACCctcctttcttttgaaaaaaatgggTAACATTTTAACATTTGCAAGTCAGAGGAAAATTGTGAAATGGCAAACTGCAAGTGGGCTGGCTCCCGGTACCTTTGTGAGGAAGAGCACAACCTTGTTTCAGAACGGCACATTTTTTTTTAGTCAAATGATAGCGATAAATCAGTGTTTTAAAgtgaccttttacctttttagaaACAAGGTGGGAGAAGTACTACTGATCTTTTTTCAAAGTGCATGACTGTAAAGTGATAAAATTGTATATTTTTCATAAAGTGGGGAAAATTTGTGCTGCTTTTGGAAATCAGTATGAAATTATGATTTCTGCTCAACCTGTGATCTTACAGCCCCGCTATATTTTCTGTATATGACTGACTAAAAGAACTGGAATAAATTAGTACCTCTGCTCATGTATATATAAGCAATGTCTTTAGATCTTAGCACACACGTTTATACCTTTGAATCACTTTGCTTTTGTGAAGTTGGGATGgggcgggtggggaggagagaaaatgtAAGCAGATTTTTTGATAAGTGTGTAAAacttcatttgaaatattttagtaAAAATTAAGTAAGAGATTGTGATAGTGCATACATTCAgttgaagaaaataaaataccttATTTGTAAGTGAGCTgtgatttttttgctttttgacaAACTAAGGGCTTTAAATTAATTGGATTCAAATTAGGATAGGACAATGGTTTCTGTTCACACTGTGATCTTGCAGTCCTGCAATATTTCAACTTAGTTTGCAGTTATAGGAATATTTTGCAGAGACGCTTTCACCTGAATATTTTAAATCAGATCAGTATTTAACCATAATTTACTCCTTTTGTCCTTTTAACTAATTCCATTGGCCCCAGTGAGTACAGTCAATATGCAAGGATTATAATTATAGTCCAAAATGGCAATTGGGAGTCTGCTTCAAATATATACAGGAGGGGTGATGTTAATTAAGAAGAAGGCCACAACAcacatttcatccacttctgaAAGCACAGACAACTGATTTCACTTTCACTGAGCTACACGGCACTACCAGAGGTTTATATTCTGGTTTTTTCACCAGCAAACAAAATTATTTACGAAAGTTGAAATTGCAGTGTAACCTTCCAGAACCAGCGGATGCTTGCTTCTACCTGGAAAAAAATCTCTCCTTTTAAAAGGTATAACCAGAAAGCATTCACTAATCAAAAGAAAAGTGATGCTTTCTGAAAACAAGTTCTCTTTTACATTGTCCAGAAAAGCTTAGCTAAGACTAAGTCCCCTATTATACAAACTCCAGCAAACCAGCTCCCGttgacttttcttctccagcTGTAAAGATTGCCGTGTTGATCATTTTCCCGGAAACTCTGTAATAGTCTTTGATAACATGGTGTGGGTTTTATGAAAGTGCTACACCGTGTTCCTTGCTACAGCTGATGACCTTTTAGACAAAATTTATTGGAGAGTGCCAAGCCTGCAGCAAGCTGAAATGGATCTGCTTGAGCTCTGGCAACATCTGATGTCCTGCTGTCAATATAAACAGTGCAGAACCGTGTCACTGACCTGCTGGTTATTCCTAAGCAATTGCAGTATTTCAAAAGGAGCAGAAATCGAAAATATATATCTATACCTGGGAACAAACATGTCATCGAAAACCATTCATAGGCACTGTGGAAAGAGGAGTGTATACGAGTTATGTGCAGAAATGTTATTCTACCCAGCACAGTCCTTGCCATGTTATGTGCTGCTGCTATTGGCATCGgtctgtcttgaaagacaatggagtgtgcctccaggggtgaagtcaaataatgctctaccactgaatgaCATTGCTTTCCCCCCGAAGCTTCAGCAAGTCAATGCAAAGATGTGATCATGGAAAAATAGAAGGATGTGATTTCATGAATTGCCAAGGGCGATCAAAATACGTGTTCAGAAAAAGACTCATGCCTTTTATAGGCGAACATGCCTAAGTGTCATTCTTTATCTCCCCCACATAATGCTCTACAGCATCCGTTTCTTTTGCGGGGGGACAGGGAGTACATCTGGAAATTGAAGAACCTGTTGTAGGTTACACAAAATAGCCATTTCATAGAAAGAACTAGTGATGCTCAGACCCTGCCATCCAAAATAAGCAAAACATCTATCACCATCAAAACAAGACAAAGAAGCAGCCAATGCCCTCACAAAAAGAGGCAACATCCTTAACAATCCATGAACACACATTCacactcattttaaaaaatggggaaagcagCCATCTTGTTGGACCCAAAGTCAGGGACCCCCAGCTCTGCAGCACTACCACAAACAAGCAAAGGACCAGGTTACTCTAATGAAGGACCTTCTAGTTGATAGAACTGGTTCTCCTTCTCCTGGTTAGCCGATTGGTatttaggcattggtattggtattcttgggagaaaggcgatggcaaacctagatagcatcttaaaaagcagagacatcaccttaccaacaaaggtccgcatagttaaagccatggttttcccagtagtgatgtatggaagtgagagctggaccataaaggaaagatggagggcacaaggagaagggggcgacagaggacgagatggttggacagtgttctcgaagctacaaacatgagtctgaccaaactgcgggaggcagtggaagacaggcgtgcctggcgtgctctggtccatggggtcacgaagagtcggacacaactgaacgactaaacaacaacaacaatttggtgATTTGGTTGGCCATCATCTGGCTGTCCAGTAGCTGACTGTGACTTAGAGCAGCAAGCAAAATCTATCAACTGCTAAGGCATTCCTTTTGTCTCTTTCTAGGAATGCCTTGCAGAGAGACACAGAAAATGTGGTAGGAAGGGTGAAAGTATCAGAAGAGCAGTTATGTAATTCAGATAGATGATGTGACTGTGAGTAGCACAATTTGAATTGGGAAGAGAGGCGCTGCAACCATCTAATGCTGCAGCTAACCAGGTGTCAATTATTGGGATAAATGACTGCTTCTCCACACTAGATTCCAGGACCAGGTTTATTCGGGTACATTTCCACAAagtcagccttttttttttttttttttaaccaagttGTAAATCACAATATGCCATTACATTCAGACTTCCACACTTAGAAAATATAGATATTTATGTACAGGAATTTGCACGTAGGTTTAAACATACATTACAGGTCAAGAACCCAGTACATTCCAAACCAAAAATGACAGAAAGCCAGACACCAATGGAGGCTCATCAGCAATCGGTTGTTGAGTGttatatatgtgcatatatatattaaataaaattgCCTCTAAGTGTTGCTGGAACACTACATAAATGAAAACCAGAAAGGGTCTCTCGGATGGAATGCTAACCTTAATCCCGACACTCAGTAAGTAGGCACTGATTTCTAGAAGCAAGTTTTCTTCTTACCAATATAACTTAgccaatatggcttttaaaacaTCTTCACTAGTGCAAAGTAATCCAGTGCTAGAATGAACTCGGAACAACTTGGATTTCAGTTACTTTTGCAATATTGAAACAAAAAGCCTGCATTACTCTCTACTGACCGTGAACAAACTGGTCAAAATTCTAAGTCACTGCCTCCCAGATCCCATACACCAGCCTCTTCATTATACAGACTATTCCCCTAGTTGCCACTCAGCTATCCTGTTTAAACCatttgctccccccaccccctgggttAAAGCATATGCTATGTACAACTGCTATCTCATCCAGGTGGCACGTCCAAGTCCAGCAACAGGTGGCATCCCAGGCGGCGGTATGGGAGGTGGCACTGGCGGCTGCCCACCAGGGGGCACGGCAGGAGGGGGGTAGTTTGCTGGTGGCATTCCCAGTCCTGGAGGAGGATGCGGCGGGACAGCATGAGAAGGAGGTAACCGGGGAGGGGGGAAGTTAGGGTTGTAGGTAGGCGGTGGCGGGTAGCCCGGGGTAGGAGGAGGAATAGTTGGTGGGGGGAATGACGTGGGTGgcggaacaggaggaggagggttgGGAGGGTACACATGCGGGTGGTATGGTAAGTGAGTTGGAGGTCCATAGGAGGGTGGCAGAGCTCCGTAGGTCGGTGCTTCAGTCTTCATCATTGACTGAAGGCTCTGATAGCCCTCTCCCGACATGTAAGAATTGGTGGTGGACATGCCGGTGATGTAactggacggcggaggcggaggtgGCGGGCGGTGAGGCAAAGGGGGCGGCTGATGCACAGGAGCGGGATGCGACGGAGGAGCAATCTGCACCTTTGCCATGTCTACAGAATCGGCTGTAGTCGTCTGATCGCCTGCCATGGAAACAGCGGCGGTCAGAGGAGGCTTATGCtctgaaaaacagcaacaaagaaCACAACACTTCAGTCACAAGTGCATCTGCGCATGACAGAAAGAACACTGTCAGCTAAGTGGGCAATTGATCTGTACGTTAGGAGCTGATACGTATGTGTTAGACTATTCCGTTCCTCCTTAAGGGGAACAGGcgtgactgttgtgtgtcacatgcctgtttacactccagcacagcttgctgggaacttctgttttgtgtatagctattgcttatgctgcttgcttggacatgaaagggagaagacatgttttttcctttgtcctgatgagGTTGAACTCGACCTCAATCAACAGTATGCTcccaggcaacctcagcttcctccatGTAACAAAACCTCAACAATACACAATAACCATTTTGGCCTAATAGACTCAGCTGCAGTAGAGACTTATAAACTCCCTTGCTGCCGGATTATGTGTCCAATGTCTTTTGTCAAAACAACAGCAGAGGAAATCTTTAGCAGAAATGGAACGTTGGAAAAGATGGTTTGAATGCCATCTTTGGTACATTGGTCGGGTTAGTGGAAACATAagccaacatccatgatgtaAGAGAGAGGCTGCCAGAGACACCATTGCAATAGCCATCCAAATCCTGTGCTCCTGTGCGACATGCTGGGTACAGGCTAACCATATGCTGACAATTCCAGCGTTTGCAGAGTTTCAGAGAAAAACAGAGGAGGCAACAGCCACTTTGCAGATGGCAGCAGAACTTACCAGGTGGTGGATGTGCAGGGGGTGCTGGTGGGTGTGAAGTCTCAATTTTTGCAATTTTAGGAGGAGGAGCCTCTGAAAATAGAGCAAAACAGGTGATCTTGTGAGTGTCACACCCAAAAAAGTAGCAACAAGGTTTCTTCAAAGAAAATAGCAATGCAATTAAACACTCATTGTGACTTAGCTGCGGGTAGTTATGCATAATAGTACACTTTAATAATTCAACCATTGTTTTACCATACAAAACAagatcattttaaaacaaaaaggggggaaatacctgCAGTTTTGGTTTCATCCTTTGGTGATGCTGCCTGTTATTGAGAAAAAATTGTGCAGATCAAACACTCAAATCACAACAGCAGTATTCAAAGCACTGAGAATCAGGAAATCCAAAATTAGCCTCTCTGGACATCAAATGATGGTGAGTTAGGGTCAAATGTGGAATCATATTTTGTAAAAATATTATCACCAAAATCCTTAATATGACGACATATCAGTGGCACAAATTCATACCCTTTCAATATTTTAACAGCCAAATAATTGAAGCCTTTTAGCTTGTGATCTTCTGACTACAGCTCTATGCTGCACAAATTGGTGCATGCTCCCTTACTTCAAACACCAGAATGGCCATGCAGTTACTTGATAAAACTTCAGCTTCCGTGTTTCGAAAGGAAATATCTCAGTAGTGGCAACACAGTGATTCAGCCCCGTTCTTGTTGGGATGCACCAGGGTCCTTTGTTGCAGGACAATGAAAACATTTTTACTGCTGCTCTCTTATGGTTAAGCATTTTAATTAAGCTAGTGTATTTTTGATGCAGCTTCATTTTTAACTATTTTTGTAATGTTATAGCTAACCTGGGATTAATGTTACCTGCTGGCTGCTGCCACTGATTACTGCGTATTTACAGCTTCAATTCATTATGCTTTATATTCTAATTTTGGAATCTGCTTTGCTTTGGGGGGAGGATTTACCCTAAAAGACGGCTTATAAGtaatttcaatcaatcaataaatctgCAACACCATGTACCTTTCCATATTGTTCCATGCTTTCTCAAAACTTTAGGTATTTGATTATTCTATTCATGTACAATTAAGAGCTTTATGTAAGTTCTGTATTGCATAAAGATTCTCCAGTAAGACATCCTGTTACCAACGTCTGATTTAAAAAAATGGCCACTGTACTTTCCAATGCAATAATATCATTTCTGTTATTCTTACCACTGGTCTTTTCGCCTGCCTGGGAGGACTTGACTGAGGAGATGGTTTTTTAGATGGCTGTGTTtgcggaggtgggggtgggggtggctgtcCTGCCGGTTGAGACTCTTTCGGCTGTTGCGCCTGTGACTGCTCTGAGCTTTGGGACTGCTGGGTTGGAGGCACCGGAGGCGTCGACTGAAGGGAAGGAGGCTGCTGCAGCTGATGTGGGGTGTGATGAGGCATTTGTTGCTTCCCCTGCGAGTACAGATCCAGGATCTGGtgacagatgtcttttaaaacaatgaaataaaagACAGAAAGTTACACACTCTGGTGAACAGCTAAAGCATTGAGACTTATATTTGTAAGTTGTGTTCAAAAACATACCAGAAACATTTTATCTAATGTTTTTCCAAGGAACCACAAACTTTCCTTTATATGACATTCTGAGTGCCTGCCAGCTTCTCAGCTGGCCATGACAAACAATTGCCCCCCTATGAGGTTCTTGCCCATTCCCTCTTTCCCTTGCAGCTCCCCTGTCTCCCCCATTGCCTCTTTTGTGCTGCTCTCTTGTGCTTGCTAGAGCAAATTTTGAGGGGGCACAGAGGgcttcagaaagaagaaataaatgtaACTTGCCCCCCCAGTCCAGCAGAGCTTTATGTGAGTAGAACTCTGCTCACCAGATTGAGATCAAAACCATTAGATGGCAAACTGTTGAGTgaattcttctttaaaagtatggGCCCTTTTTAAACATGGTTTTACTGAAGGACCCAAAGCATTCCACGCCTACAAATAAGGTTCAAAAGGTATGATATAAACACTGATAAATATTTATCAATATTAGGAAGGAGGCAAATAGAACATGAAACAGTACTATTCCCAGACAGGCTCTAAATGAGGGATGCGAAGACCCCAGTTTATttaaacagaatcacagaattgtagagttggcagggatcccaaggatcatctagtccaaccccctacaatgcaggaatatgccgttgtcccacatggggatcgaacctgcaaccttggcattatcagcaacatgctctaaccaaccgagctatcaTGCTATATTCTGGTTTATAATAAACAGCAGTTTGTATTCAAGTTGTATAAATCATGCCTGTTGTAAAGATAGTGGTTCGGAGAAAAATGTTTTGGGCAGCAAATACTTTTGATACCTTCCAGGACATCCACAGGTACATCTTGCACAAACTGCTCCCACCACCTTCTGTACATTGGCTTTGATGTCCACTCCTGAATCTCAAACTTGCACAAGCGGCCGGCCAGATACATGACAGCAACCGCTATGATCTCAGGCTCCCACTGCAGCGACAATGTAGTGCACAGACTAGAAAAACCAAACCAGAATCCATTATCATCAGACACTGGTATATGGTATTATAAAACATAAACCACTGGGAGTCCATTAGCAGGAAGGCAGTGAATAAATCTCACTAACTGAAGCTTCTGGACTATTTACAAAAGGCAGCCCCATGCACAATGCACCACAGTAGTTCTAATGGGCCTGGATAACTGAAGTGAAACTATCCCTTGCCCAGGGAGGGCTAAGCTAGTAAATGGCACTTCAGACCAGAGGCTGCTTGTGTCTCCTGTGACAAAGATGGAATAATGAGCACTTCAGAACTATaaacctgatccttcaggggAGTGCAACCTTCTCAACAACAGGTTGAATGCCACTTAACTGAGCGGATGAATCATCCACTGTTCACACCCCCATGTTCTCTGGACTGAGCTTTAGTTCACTGGCTCCCATCCAGCCCATTACCATTTCCAGGTACTTGATTTAGCACTCCCACATCATGTTCCTCTTCCAACCACCACACACTTCAATATGCAACTATAGCCACATTGCAGAGCACTTGTCATGTGCGGCCAAGGATGTGGGATGGGGTAGACTAAAAGTCTGAATAATGCCATTTTCAAGTTTTTTGGAAatgcttcagaaaagaaagtgaaTGGAAGCCTCAATAAGTGATTAACTACTGAGCATAATGATTTTTAGTAAAAATTAGCATATGATTGCAGGGTTTTTACCTGTCGTTTACAAATGTCCATGCCATTTGAACCAGTTTTTGAATTTTGTTCTTGTCACCTATTAAGAAGTGGGGGGTTACGTAAcagaaagaggaaaggagaaaagaTAAGGATTACTAAGA
The Podarcis muralis chromosome 1, rPodMur119.hap1.1, whole genome shotgun sequence DNA segment above includes these coding regions:
- the CCNK gene encoding cyclin-K isoform X1: MKETKENSSPSVTSANLDHTKPCWYWDKKDLAHTPSQLEGLDPATEARYRREGARFIFDVGTRLGLHYDTLATGIIYFHRFYMFHSFKQFPRYVTGACCLFLAGKVEETPKKCKDIIKTARSLLNDVQFGQFGDDPKQRNNPLHRGSSETGHTECSHMHTEEVMVLERILLQTIKFDLQVEHPYQFLLKYAKQLKGDKNKIQKLVQMAWTFVNDSLCTTLSLQWEPEIIAVAVMYLAGRLCKFEIQEWTSKPMYRRWWEQFVQDVPVDVLEDICHQILDLYSQGKQQMPHHTPHQLQQPPSLQSTPPVPPTQQSQSSEQSQAQQPKESQPAGQPPPPPPPQTQPSKKPSPQSSPPRQAKRPVAASPKDETKTAEAPPPKIAKIETSHPPAPPAHPPPEHKPPLTAAVSMAGDQTTTADSVDMAKVQIAPPSHPAPVHQPPPLPHRPPPPPPPSSYITGMSTTNSYMSGEGYQSLQSMMKTEAPTYGALPPSYGPPTHLPYHPHVYPPNPPPPVPPPTSFPPPTIPPPTPGYPPPPTYNPNFPPPRLPPSHAVPPHPPPGLGMPPANYPPPAVPPGGQPPVPPPIPPPGMPPVAGLGRATWMR
- the CCNK gene encoding cyclin-K isoform X2, yielding MKETKENSSPSVTSANLDHTKPCWYWDKKDLAHTPSQLEGLDPATEARYRREGARFIFDVGTRLGLHYDTLATGIIYFHRFYMFHSFKQFPRYVTGACCLFLAGKVEETPKKCKDIIKTARSLLNDVQFGQFGDDPKEEVMVLERILLQTIKFDLQVEHPYQFLLKYAKQLKGDKNKIQKLVQMAWTFVNDSLCTTLSLQWEPEIIAVAVMYLAGRLCKFEIQEWTSKPMYRRWWEQFVQDVPVDVLEDICHQILDLYSQGKQQMPHHTPHQLQQPPSLQSTPPVPPTQQSQSSEQSQAQQPKESQPAGQPPPPPPPQTQPSKKPSPQSSPPRQAKRPVAASPKDETKTAEAPPPKIAKIETSHPPAPPAHPPPEHKPPLTAAVSMAGDQTTTADSVDMAKVQIAPPSHPAPVHQPPPLPHRPPPPPPPSSYITGMSTTNSYMSGEGYQSLQSMMKTEAPTYGALPPSYGPPTHLPYHPHVYPPNPPPPVPPPTSFPPPTIPPPTPGYPPPPTYNPNFPPPRLPPSHAVPPHPPPGLGMPPANYPPPAVPPGGQPPVPPPIPPPGMPPVAGLGRATWMR